A region of Reichenbachiella carrageenanivorans DNA encodes the following proteins:
- the der gene encoding ribosome biogenesis GTPase Der: MSNILAITGRPNVGKSTLFNRLVERKKAIMDNESGVTRDRHYGFGQWNGKYFTIIDTGGYVTGSDDIFEEAIRDQVKLALDEASVILFMVDCKDGLTDMDQDFANILRELKKPVFVVANKADNPDLIMMANEFYGLGLESDIHVIASTSGAGTGDLLDAVVEHFEDSDLENPEEGIPRISILGRPNAGKSSYLNALLGKDRSIVTDIAGTTRDAINTRYKLFGKDFILTDTAGIRKKSKVKEDIEFYSVLRAIQSLQDSDVCIVMIDAERGFEAQDMNIITLADKYKKGIMIMVNKWDLIEDKTTNTAENFRKDIQEKLGNPLSYIPIIFTSVTQKQRIFQAIELAIEVNTNRTRRITTSELNDAMLAEIEHYPPPALKGKHIKIKYVTQLPTRTPSFAFFCNLPQYIKEPYERFLTNKLRSHFDFRGVPIKIYFRQK; the protein is encoded by the coding sequence TTGTCGAATATATTAGCAATTACTGGTCGCCCTAATGTGGGTAAATCAACACTTTTCAACAGGTTAGTGGAAAGAAAAAAAGCCATCATGGACAATGAAAGCGGAGTAACTCGCGATCGGCATTATGGCTTTGGCCAATGGAATGGCAAATACTTTACGATCATAGATACTGGTGGGTATGTGACTGGCTCCGATGATATATTCGAAGAAGCCATCAGAGACCAAGTAAAGCTAGCACTAGACGAAGCTAGCGTCATCCTTTTTATGGTAGACTGCAAAGACGGCCTCACCGACATGGATCAAGACTTTGCCAACATCCTAAGAGAGTTGAAAAAACCCGTATTCGTGGTTGCTAATAAAGCGGACAACCCTGACTTGATCATGATGGCTAATGAATTTTATGGACTGGGGCTAGAGAGCGACATTCATGTGATTGCTTCTACTTCTGGTGCTGGCACTGGAGATTTGCTAGACGCAGTAGTGGAGCATTTCGAAGACAGCGACTTGGAAAACCCAGAAGAGGGCATTCCTAGAATCTCTATTTTAGGAAGACCTAACGCAGGTAAGTCCTCTTATCTAAATGCACTTTTAGGCAAAGACAGGTCTATCGTCACTGACATTGCTGGCACGACCAGAGATGCCATCAATACGCGATACAAACTATTCGGCAAGGATTTTATTCTTACCGACACTGCGGGTATCAGAAAGAAATCAAAAGTAAAGGAAGACATCGAATTCTACTCGGTACTACGTGCCATACAGTCGCTCCAAGACAGTGATGTATGTATCGTAATGATAGATGCTGAGCGTGGATTTGAAGCCCAAGACATGAACATTATCACCCTTGCAGACAAGTACAAAAAGGGGATTATGATCATGGTAAACAAATGGGATTTGATTGAAGATAAAACCACTAATACGGCCGAAAATTTCAGAAAAGACATACAAGAAAAACTAGGAAATCCACTCTCTTATATCCCTATCATTTTTACTTCTGTCACACAAAAACAAAGAATTTTCCAAGCGATAGAATTAGCTATCGAAGTCAACACGAACCGAACTCGAAGAATTACTACCTCTGAGCTCAATGATGCCATGCTAGCCGAAATCGAGCACTACCCACCACCAGCACTCAAAGGCAAGCACATCAAAATCAAGTATGTAACCCAGCTCCCTACGCGTACTCCGTCATTTGCATTTTTCTGCAACCTACCACAGTACATCAAGGAGCCTTATGAAAGATTTTTGACCAATAAATTACGTTCTCACTTTGATTTCAGAGGAGTTCCAATCAAAATCTACTTTAGACAAAAATAA
- a CDS encoding transcription elongation protein SprT — translation MSEAKHRRLFENHLPEKAVDYCYALWQELGFNFRITKKRQSKYGDYRYDPTSQSHHISVNHDLNCYAFLVTYIHEVAHKVTFEKHKREVLPHGLEWKHEFKKLMLPLLREDIFPMDVLGPLARHMKNPKATSTSDKALFVALRNHDKNKSGLLLKEVETGAKFLFNKKVYRKLEVRRTRSLCELTTNQRKYLISETAPVQVFKN, via the coding sequence TTGTCCGAAGCCAAGCATCGTCGATTGTTTGAAAACCACTTGCCTGAAAAGGCTGTGGACTATTGCTATGCGCTCTGGCAAGAACTCGGGTTTAATTTTCGAATTACGAAGAAGCGACAGTCAAAGTATGGCGACTACCGGTACGACCCAACCTCCCAATCTCATCACATTTCGGTCAACCATGACCTGAATTGCTATGCTTTTTTAGTCACCTATATTCACGAAGTTGCTCACAAAGTCACTTTTGAAAAACACAAAAGAGAGGTCTTGCCTCATGGACTGGAGTGGAAACATGAATTTAAAAAACTCATGCTTCCACTGCTCAGAGAAGATATATTTCCTATGGATGTCTTAGGCCCTCTGGCCAGACACATGAAGAACCCAAAAGCTACTAGCACATCAGACAAGGCTCTTTTTGTAGCCTTGCGCAATCACGACAAAAATAAAAGTGGTTTATTATTGAAAGAGGTGGAAACAGGCGCTAAGTTTTTATTCAACAAAAAAGTCTATCGCAAACTCGAAGTAAGAAGAACCCGAAGTCTATGCGAACTCACCACCAATCAGCGGAAATATTTGATTTCAGAGACAGCTCCTGTGCAGGTTTTCAAGAATTAA